TCCAAACCTCTCCATCTCACCCTTGACgaccttttccttctttttcaaCGCAcccttcttgctcttcaaaCTCTTGTGACGAATCTTGCCTTGCTGCTCTGCATCAGCCTCCTCCAGTTCGGGAAGCGCATCAGCTAGACTGTCGAGAGTGGTGGCGAGTTTCTTGGAGGGACGGCGACGCTTGGTGGATTTTGAGATGCGCGCTGATTGAATTCGGGATACGAAGGAGGAGTGCTTGATGAGGCGCTTGTCGCGCTTGCTGGAGAGGAAGGAATCTGTCACGGCGGCATCGTCTCGGAAGACTTTTTGGGGCGCTTGGGGGTGGATTTGGCCTGTTACGCGCTGGTGGCGGAGGGTTCGAGCAGAGGGCTTTTTGAGACCTGGTGGTAGAGGGGCCTGAGGATATTAGTTGGTGTTTCTATTATAAGGAGGAGGCTTTTACCATTTTGGATTGTGGTTGGAGGATGTGAGAAGTGAGTACTAAGTGAATTGGGGATTGACAAGGTTGATGGAGAATTGATGGAAACATTTTCGGTGAGTGCTTCACCGAGGTGATAGTGGGGTACACCGAGACGGATGCAATGGAGCAGAAAGGTTGACCTTGAAATGTTGggctacaaaaataaatggTCTAAAGACCAAACGATGAGCTGCAGAAGCTGGTCTACTAATTTAGTCTCGCATGATTTTGGCGGCCAGCATTTCTGGTACCCTGATGGAGGGGCATTTTGTTGCTTAAAGGACATGCATGTAGATTGAAGTACTAGATAAATCGGtagctaaataatattagTAGACTGTTGACAAGATAGACTCTCAGTTGTATAactaataaaatacttatttctAGCATCATTTATTCGCTGTTCTATGATAATGAAAGTGACCATCATCATAGTGGGGTCAATCATGTCTTTCCGCGATGTCTCAACTTTCAACTTACATCTACCTTCATGACACTGTCATACTGACCATGGAGACTATTGATAAACTCCGAAGCGAAATCGAAAAGCGGGAAGCTGAGCTCGCAGATCTACGCACCCAACTGGCAGCCGCAGAATCTGCAGCTCGCGAAACTGAAACACAAGAGTCATGGAAATGGCCTCTCAACAACCACGAGTATGAGCGCTATAGCAGACAAATGATTGTCCCTAATTTCGGGCTACAAGGTAATTCTTCACACCACTAGTAATGAGCTATAACACTGACGATTTTCAGGGCAACTACGCTTGCGAAATGCCAGGGTACTGCTTGTTGGTGCTGGAGGTTTAGGATGCCCTGCTGCGGCGTACCTAGCTGGTTCAGGCATCGGAACGATTGGTCTTGTCGACGGTGATGAAGTCGAGGTTTCCAATTTGCATCGCCAAGTTGCGCATTCGACCGGACGTGTGGGCATGAGCAAGGTTCAGAGCGCAATTACCTATCTTAAAGAGTAAGATGCCCTTTCAGTGGGAGGATAATCGACTAATGATCAAGGCTCAACCCGACGATAAATTATCAAGCGTACAACACTCATCTTACACCTCAAAATG
This Fusarium poae strain DAOMC 252244 chromosome 3, whole genome shotgun sequence DNA region includes the following protein-coding sequences:
- a CDS encoding hypothetical protein (BUSCO:57787at5125), whose translation is MAPLPPGLKKPSARTLRHQRVTGQIHPQAPQKVFRDDAAVTDSFLSSKRDKRLIKHSSFVSRIQSARISKSTKRRRPSKKLATTLDSLADALPELEEADAEQQGKIRHKSLKSKKGALKKKEKVVKGEMERFGVSMARLTAQDEAKAVPQDENMDEEKKTAPAATANRWAALRGYISSTMEQNPAFAGKN